In the genome of Leptospira inadai serovar Lyme str. 10, one region contains:
- a CDS encoding 1-acyl-sn-glycerol-3-phosphate acyltransferase yields MSEIENPEILYPNVVVFGGGPMGVFLTTVVSAKADRVFLWYGDRKKAERVQKERSAELLDDTVSLPDNVTVVYDTDFLSSGSWVIVSAVPSRLKENIIDNICASISPDENHIILSFTKGIVSSSTRRKTGSITFSDYLLYIKDKLNIYNLEYAAVAGPNLLAEMSKDQHSFFSVASTGKKASLVVEELFSGSHNHTKTYDDIRAIEIIGVLKNPIAIACGIASGIPECGSNFEGELIRLGFSEILDLLKALELSTESAMEFGLADLITTSTSRSSRNRAYGQRFVRKLISGEDEPNLLERLELFFNPKEFIQREVIQSESHVEGAYSLSTILDLANENGVSLPLFTTLFEILTRKVSPTQIIRFVSKSTSNEIRTISKFAGKRSGLSLASGQEFQFALRRRVLRHINSQPGMADRILKQAGLQIKGLEKRYGEAIENKSGTDLAQLPKEIQLWKEVSNAYETRGARDLERIVEFYVSEIADDYRPFLRESLIHLVAPARFAIGGFKPGGGLPKIGGCVKEVKSLASRYDILYTPTHRSHLDSIEVAFGLRWLGLPVPRYAADKKVMGTPGLARVLKALGAYMVDRKRNRNLLYLDCLTQYSTMMLEAGIPTLVYPEGTRSRTGGIIPIKTGILSTSVEAFKHTGSEVLVVPIVLSYENVPEDIEFTGKEEHLSFKDFLFKRTEVFMDLCEPIPVSKYIHEDDPTLSISLEITRSWQAHHRILPNQLIAKLIMEEGGEIGLNDLRSLISETILLRKGNYLTKDADEILNRGIKVLKGRGFISVDRDTVAAKDRELLEYYGNMVPDPT; encoded by the coding sequence ATGAGCGAGATAGAAAATCCCGAAATCCTTTATCCAAATGTGGTGGTATTCGGGGGAGGGCCGATGGGGGTTTTTCTAACGACCGTCGTTTCTGCAAAGGCGGATCGGGTCTTTTTGTGGTACGGAGATCGTAAAAAAGCGGAACGAGTACAAAAAGAAAGATCGGCGGAACTTTTGGATGATACCGTATCTCTCCCGGATAATGTTACCGTAGTTTATGATACCGATTTTTTATCGAGTGGATCTTGGGTTATCGTTTCGGCTGTCCCGTCTAGGTTAAAAGAAAACATAATCGACAATATTTGCGCCTCCATTTCTCCCGATGAAAATCACATAATTCTTTCCTTTACGAAAGGAATCGTTTCGAGTTCGACACGACGGAAAACCGGAAGTATTACATTTTCCGACTATTTACTTTATATAAAAGATAAACTGAATATTTATAATCTTGAATATGCGGCCGTAGCCGGACCTAATCTTCTCGCCGAAATGAGCAAAGACCAACATAGCTTTTTTTCGGTCGCTTCGACCGGAAAAAAAGCCTCCTTAGTCGTGGAAGAATTATTCTCCGGTTCTCACAATCATACCAAGACTTACGATGATATACGCGCTATTGAAATCATAGGTGTTTTAAAAAACCCTATCGCTATCGCTTGCGGTATTGCGAGTGGAATTCCCGAATGCGGGAGCAATTTTGAAGGCGAATTAATCCGACTCGGATTCTCCGAAATTTTGGATTTATTGAAGGCATTAGAGCTCTCCACGGAATCGGCCATGGAATTCGGACTCGCCGATCTGATTACGACTTCGACGTCCCGCTCCAGCAGAAACCGAGCGTACGGCCAGAGATTCGTGCGTAAGCTGATATCCGGGGAAGATGAACCGAATCTATTGGAACGTCTAGAGCTCTTTTTTAATCCGAAGGAATTCATTCAAAGAGAGGTGATTCAAAGCGAGTCTCACGTCGAGGGTGCGTATTCACTATCCACAATTCTCGACTTGGCGAACGAGAACGGAGTATCTCTGCCGTTATTCACGACTTTATTCGAAATTCTAACGAGAAAAGTTTCACCGACGCAAATCATTCGATTCGTATCGAAATCGACTAGTAACGAGATTCGGACGATCTCGAAATTTGCCGGCAAGCGTTCCGGTTTGTCTTTAGCTTCGGGTCAGGAGTTTCAATTCGCTCTCAGAAGAAGAGTTCTCAGACATATAAACTCTCAGCCCGGAATGGCCGATCGTATTTTAAAACAAGCCGGTCTACAAATAAAGGGACTTGAAAAAAGATACGGTGAGGCCATTGAAAATAAATCAGGTACCGATTTAGCGCAGCTTCCGAAAGAAATCCAACTTTGGAAAGAAGTCTCTAACGCTTACGAAACGAGAGGCGCCAGAGACCTAGAAAGGATCGTCGAATTTTACGTTTCGGAAATCGCAGACGATTATCGCCCATTTTTACGGGAGTCGCTTATACATTTGGTGGCTCCTGCTCGGTTTGCGATCGGAGGCTTTAAGCCCGGAGGAGGTCTTCCTAAGATCGGTGGCTGCGTGAAAGAGGTCAAATCACTTGCATCCAGATATGACATTCTTTATACGCCGACTCATAGATCTCATTTGGATTCAATCGAAGTTGCGTTCGGGCTTAGGTGGCTCGGATTACCTGTTCCTAGATATGCAGCGGATAAAAAGGTCATGGGTACACCCGGTCTGGCAAGAGTGTTAAAAGCGCTCGGCGCTTATATGGTGGATAGGAAGAGAAATCGAAACCTTCTTTATTTGGATTGTTTGACTCAATATTCTACGATGATGCTGGAGGCCGGAATTCCGACATTGGTCTATCCCGAAGGAACTCGTTCTCGAACCGGCGGGATCATCCCTATAAAAACGGGAATTCTTTCCACATCGGTAGAGGCATTTAAGCACACCGGTAGCGAGGTTCTAGTAGTTCCCATCGTATTATCTTACGAGAATGTTCCGGAAGATATCGAATTTACCGGAAAGGAGGAGCATCTTTCGTTTAAGGATTTTCTGTTTAAGAGGACCGAAGTGTTTATGGATTTATGCGAACCGATTCCCGTTTCGAAATATATTCACGAAGATGATCCGACTTTATCCATATCGCTGGAAATTACCCGTTCTTGGCAAGCGCATCATCGGATTCTGCCGAATCAACTAATCGCCAAATTAATTATGGAAGAGGGCGGCGAGATCGGGTTGAATGATTTAAGGTCGCTAATTTCCGAAACGATTCTGCTGCGCAAGGGAAATTATCTTACTAAGGATGCGGATGAAATTCTAAATCGCGGAATAAAAGTTTTGAAAGGCAGAGGCTTTATAAGCGTCGACCGGGACACCGTTGCGGCGAAGGATCGGGAACTTTTGGAATATTACGGAAATATGGTCCCCGATCCGACGTAA
- the purT gene encoding formate-dependent phosphoribosylglycinamide formyltransferase: MQKKILLLGSGELGKEFVIAAQRIGQRVIAVDSYDGAPAMQVAHEKEIVDMLDGTALDRIVEKHKPDIIVPEIEAIRTERLYEYESKGYHVVPSAKAANFTMNRKSIRDLASKSLNLRTAKYSYATSLNELKQAVQNLGIPCVVKPLMSSSGKGQSVIHSVEEIENAWTASQTKGRAGASEIIVEEFIPFESEITLLTVTQKSGKTLFCPPIGHRQERGDYQESWQPAEISDSQLKAAQEMAAKVTKELGGSGIWGVEFFLTRSEVYFSELSPRPHDTGMVTLAGTQTFNEFELHLRAILGLPISEIALVRKGASAVILSETDGNVPVVSGLDIASEMPDSDFRIFGKPLTRKYRRMGVALAYSNKEEPLSSLRKRAALIASKIRVE; this comes from the coding sequence ATGCAAAAGAAAATACTCCTTCTCGGTTCAGGCGAACTAGGAAAAGAATTTGTCATCGCAGCCCAACGAATCGGGCAACGCGTAATCGCAGTCGATAGTTATGATGGAGCTCCAGCCATGCAAGTGGCCCATGAAAAGGAGATCGTCGATATGCTGGACGGAACGGCGCTGGATCGCATTGTCGAAAAACACAAACCCGATATTATCGTTCCTGAAATCGAGGCGATTCGGACGGAGCGTCTGTACGAATATGAATCGAAAGGATATCACGTCGTGCCGAGCGCTAAGGCTGCGAATTTTACTATGAATCGAAAATCCATTCGAGACTTAGCGTCAAAATCCCTCAATTTAAGGACTGCGAAATACTCTTATGCTACTAGCTTAAACGAACTAAAGCAAGCAGTTCAGAATCTTGGAATCCCCTGTGTCGTCAAACCCCTGATGTCTTCTTCCGGAAAAGGGCAATCGGTCATACACTCCGTCGAGGAAATAGAAAATGCCTGGACAGCGTCCCAAACGAAAGGTAGGGCAGGTGCATCCGAGATCATCGTTGAGGAATTTATTCCTTTCGAATCCGAGATAACATTATTAACGGTAACTCAAAAATCAGGAAAGACCCTGTTTTGTCCGCCGATCGGCCATCGTCAAGAAAGAGGCGATTACCAAGAAAGTTGGCAGCCCGCCGAAATTTCCGATTCACAATTGAAAGCCGCCCAAGAGATGGCCGCTAAAGTCACAAAAGAATTGGGCGGTTCCGGGATTTGGGGTGTGGAATTTTTTCTGACAAGGAGCGAAGTCTATTTCTCGGAACTTTCTCCGCGTCCGCACGATACCGGGATGGTAACTCTTGCAGGAACACAAACCTTTAACGAATTCGAGTTGCATCTGAGGGCCATTCTCGGTTTACCGATTTCCGAAATCGCTTTGGTTCGAAAAGGGGCAAGCGCCGTCATTCTTTCGGAAACGGACGGCAACGTTCCGGTCGTGAGTGGATTGGATATCGCCTCCGAAATGCCCGACTCTGATTTTAGAATTTTCGGTAAACCGTTAACGAGAAAATACAGGAGAATGGGAGTCGCTTTGGCTTATTCAAACAAGGAAGAACCCCTATCTTCACTCAGAAAAAGGGCGGCTTTAATCGCTTCCAAGATAAGAGTGGAATAG
- a CDS encoding FecR family protein, with amino-acid sequence MFLAGPVQVFRDTKRLPLQTGTVLRPQDEIITNSGSIDIQTGEGHLIRIRPFSKVRLDSLQTNKSRDTNLVLRAGGILIRTEKLRSDENFRISGPTAIAAVRGTAFSFEIIEEKLPKIKVYEGVVAMTLKLPMSEEINAEAIAQKPLLQKFQQFLSENEVVISENEEASVKPKFEDLAHLVLTRIELNKDQGGILEIDEQEYMKSYSKNSIETSPQEKAELDTLVAVDREIIDQALNSEGIKDSMPLTDSIRKDHEKKLSSAFSKIESEATLKNLKSETEIHNFYNVLETIHKTDKTRLNGAILTQIGDTLILHSTQGVFRLDKKDIDFVEYKNFQIRTKRKIQNSE; translated from the coding sequence GTGTTCCTGGCAGGTCCTGTTCAAGTCTTTCGAGATACGAAACGATTACCGTTGCAAACGGGCACGGTTCTTCGACCTCAGGACGAAATCATAACAAATTCGGGATCGATCGATATTCAAACCGGAGAGGGCCATCTCATTCGCATACGGCCATTCAGCAAAGTAAGGTTGGACTCACTTCAAACGAATAAGTCAAGGGACACCAACTTGGTTCTTCGTGCCGGAGGGATTTTGATTCGGACTGAAAAATTAAGAAGCGATGAAAACTTTAGAATTTCGGGGCCTACAGCCATCGCTGCGGTGCGTGGAACCGCATTTTCATTCGAAATCATAGAAGAGAAACTCCCGAAAATCAAAGTTTATGAAGGTGTAGTTGCTATGACTCTTAAACTTCCGATGAGCGAAGAAATCAATGCGGAAGCGATCGCTCAAAAACCTTTGCTTCAAAAATTCCAACAGTTCCTATCCGAAAACGAAGTCGTGATTTCGGAAAACGAAGAAGCTTCCGTAAAGCCGAAGTTTGAGGATTTAGCCCATCTTGTATTAACGCGTATCGAATTGAACAAGGACCAGGGAGGGATTCTTGAAATCGATGAACAGGAATATATGAAGTCTTACTCGAAAAATTCCATTGAAACTAGTCCTCAAGAAAAAGCGGAACTGGATACTTTAGTCGCGGTCGACCGGGAGATCATCGATCAAGCCCTCAATTCCGAAGGCATAAAAGATTCGATGCCATTAACCGATTCGATCCGCAAAGACCATGAAAAAAAATTAAGCTCGGCTTTTTCCAAAATCGAATCCGAAGCGACTTTAAAAAATCTAAAATCGGAAACGGAAATTCATAATTTCTATAACGTTCTCGAGACGATCCATAAAACGGATAAAACCCGATTGAACGGGGCAATTCTCACCCAAATCGGAGATACTCTTATTCTCCATTCGACGCAGGGAGTTTTTCGCTTGGATAAAAAAGATATAGATTTCGTGGAATATAAAAATTTCCAAATTAGGACTAAGAGGAAGATTCAGAATTCCGAATAG
- a CDS encoding glycosyl hydrolase family 18 protein yields the protein MIRFSLFYTPIFIFLAFFLCPVFAEQHSPTWIYVLGEDLETKDLSYWQAYLRANVTICFTGTVIQSDAKVRYNSPPDKLLALGLSKGVRWIPLITFKSKTGTSLLRVGAKKHAMQKALLDFLSEHPTYAGIHLDVEGLPSSLSGEFKNFLMELRPGLRKKGKLLTLALFPQIHFPADLAEFHKDVFHTNLADEVVLMAYDFHSPRTKPGPVTRLSWAKENIALLRKTYDPNQIWLGLPLYGYSWKKGRSKPKVISRKKDSVRMAKSGRNEDGIYIVENEFEVSSLILDETDWIKLSRETGIAGIAYWRFGF from the coding sequence ATGATTCGCTTTTCGCTCTTTTATACTCCAATCTTTATCTTCTTGGCCTTTTTTCTATGTCCCGTATTTGCCGAACAACATTCGCCGACCTGGATTTATGTGTTAGGTGAAGATTTAGAAACCAAAGATTTGTCGTATTGGCAGGCGTATTTGCGAGCCAATGTAACTATTTGTTTTACAGGTACCGTAATCCAAAGCGACGCAAAGGTAAGATATAATAGTCCCCCCGATAAACTCTTAGCTTTAGGGCTTTCCAAAGGGGTCCGCTGGATACCCTTAATTACATTCAAATCGAAAACGGGTACCTCGCTGCTCAGGGTCGGAGCTAAGAAACATGCGATGCAAAAGGCATTACTTGATTTTCTCTCCGAGCATCCTACGTACGCCGGAATCCATTTGGATGTGGAAGGATTACCCTCTTCCCTATCCGGCGAGTTTAAGAATTTCCTAATGGAACTCCGACCTGGTTTACGAAAGAAAGGAAAGCTCCTGACTCTGGCGCTTTTCCCTCAAATTCATTTTCCGGCCGATCTCGCGGAGTTTCACAAAGATGTTTTTCATACGAACCTGGCCGACGAAGTCGTTCTCATGGCTTACGATTTTCATTCCCCTAGAACAAAACCGGGTCCCGTCACTCGTTTGTCCTGGGCTAAAGAAAATATCGCGTTGCTTAGAAAAACGTACGACCCAAATCAAATTTGGCTCGGCCTTCCTCTCTACGGGTATTCTTGGAAGAAAGGAAGATCAAAACCGAAAGTAATCAGTCGAAAAAAGGATTCGGTGAGAATGGCAAAGTCAGGGCGGAACGAAGACGGCATTTATATAGTGGAGAACGAGTTCGAAGTGTCGAGTTTGATTTTGGACGAGACGGATTGGATTAAACTAAGTCGCGAAACCGGAATCGCGGGAATCGCTTATTGGCGATTCGGATTCTAG
- a CDS encoding fructosamine kinase family protein, whose translation MALINTGTEELIRDGLERLGLLSPSKKAEVSFYSSSLFELYSVKLQDGSRVAVKVIPKKEMAEAEAEGLEQLCRLGVRVPECFGTVNLGKVSLLAMEFIETGSSARFRDDLIASLKNLYRGEFGSWGWKRDNFIGSLPQRNGWFSSFEEFFWQDRLKPQLELAQTRKLLTEKDVLSIGKVFDKFTEEWGLNRIQPRMIHGDLWSGNVLQGKNGYAYLIDPSVSYSHPEQDLAMLQLFGSPINLEDMQDILSTCGLDDPMHLKDRIQFWQIYPVLVHVNLFGASYLTSLRHILRYYGTI comes from the coding sequence ATGGCTCTCATAAACACTGGAACCGAGGAATTAATCCGAGACGGATTAGAGAGACTCGGGCTTCTATCCCCGTCTAAAAAAGCAGAAGTTTCCTTTTATTCTTCTAGTCTCTTTGAGCTGTATTCGGTCAAGTTACAAGACGGTTCCAGGGTGGCCGTAAAAGTCATACCAAAAAAAGAAATGGCCGAAGCCGAAGCCGAAGGTCTTGAACAACTTTGCCGCTTAGGTGTTCGCGTTCCGGAATGCTTTGGAACGGTGAATTTGGGAAAGGTTTCCCTTCTTGCCATGGAATTTATCGAAACCGGCTCCTCGGCTCGGTTTCGAGACGATTTAATCGCGAGTCTTAAGAATTTATATCGCGGAGAATTCGGATCCTGGGGTTGGAAACGCGATAATTTTATAGGGTCCCTTCCCCAGCGGAACGGTTGGTTTTCCAGCTTCGAAGAATTTTTCTGGCAAGATCGTCTAAAACCTCAATTAGAATTAGCGCAAACTAGAAAGCTTCTCACCGAGAAAGATGTACTATCCATCGGAAAGGTGTTCGATAAATTTACGGAAGAATGGGGATTAAATCGGATTCAACCTAGAATGATTCACGGAGATTTATGGTCCGGTAACGTACTGCAGGGAAAAAACGGGTACGCGTACTTGATCGACCCTTCCGTTTCATATTCTCACCCGGAACAAGATTTGGCCATGTTGCAGTTGTTCGGTAGCCCTATCAATCTAGAGGATATGCAGGATATTCTTTCCACATGCGGATTAGATGATCCTATGCATCTGAAAGATAGAATTCAATTTTGGCAAATCTATCCTGTCTTAGTTCATGTTAATCTTTTCGGCGCATCTTATCTGACGAGTCTACGACATATTCTGCGGTACTACGGTACGATTTAA
- a CDS encoding TetR/AcrR family transcriptional regulator yields the protein MTKSLKPGKTGEPSSKAKPSELEPRKAPSQKRAIQRVQNILDVVASLLDEVGAEAITTNLIAQKADIPIGSLYQYFPNKHAILNAVGKRHLERVNAMFMGFLSVEVDETGWPELIDNVIDSFANLYLTEPGFVPLWSNIKMDPELVEIDRENNRYIASNVSNLFSRIVPGMKENPEAEIISRIIVEVTDSALSRWLREKEDPVLADSILRELKVMLKAYLTHYIEGRTL from the coding sequence TTGACCAAATCATTAAAACCTGGGAAAACAGGGGAGCCTTCCTCTAAAGCAAAGCCGTCCGAGTTGGAACCGAGAAAGGCTCCCTCTCAAAAACGAGCCATCCAACGTGTGCAAAATATATTGGATGTCGTGGCCTCTCTCTTGGACGAGGTCGGCGCGGAAGCCATCACGACAAATCTGATTGCACAGAAAGCCGACATTCCCATCGGTTCCTTATACCAATATTTTCCGAATAAGCATGCGATTTTAAACGCTGTCGGTAAGCGACATCTTGAGCGAGTCAATGCCATGTTCATGGGTTTTCTTTCGGTTGAAGTGGATGAGACCGGCTGGCCGGAACTGATAGACAATGTAATCGACTCGTTCGCTAATCTATATTTAACCGAACCCGGATTCGTACCTCTATGGTCGAACATCAAGATGGATCCCGAGTTGGTCGAGATCGATCGGGAAAATAATCGCTATATTGCATCCAATGTTTCGAATTTATTTTCTCGGATCGTTCCCGGAATGAAGGAAAATCCGGAGGCAGAAATCATTTCCCGAATCATAGTCGAAGTAACCGATTCCGCTTTATCCCGTTGGCTGCGGGAAAAGGAAGATCCTGTTCTTGCGGATAGCATCCTTCGGGAATTAAAGGTCATGCTCAAAGCGTATTTGACTCATTATATCGAAGGAAGAACACTGTGA
- a CDS encoding rhomboid family intramembrane serine protease: protein MRAYLFEFPLTAFFVLFITISQIILNAFVPNEMLEAFFISRPGEFYPWKWIGMAFLHADFTHLFWNMLFLFFLGRIVEYKVGKAKWLLFFFMGAFISGFLDSLVRGLFLDDSSPAIGASGAVSGLAAVAALLSPFSMRIRKRNYPFPIFALAWLMVYSDITNLFARDQVAHWAHLGGFLSVVFAAYFLNNKERQQLHTGFILNLVFVILLLILGFLVGGR from the coding sequence GTGAGAGCGTACCTCTTCGAATTTCCGCTTACCGCATTCTTTGTTTTGTTCATCACGATTTCTCAAATCATATTGAATGCTTTCGTTCCGAACGAAATGCTCGAAGCTTTTTTCATCAGTCGCCCCGGAGAATTCTATCCTTGGAAATGGATCGGAATGGCGTTTCTTCATGCGGATTTCACTCATTTGTTTTGGAATATGCTCTTTCTTTTTTTCTTGGGAAGAATCGTTGAATACAAAGTGGGGAAAGCAAAATGGCTTTTGTTTTTCTTTATGGGGGCCTTTATTTCCGGATTTTTGGATTCGTTGGTAAGAGGGTTGTTTCTGGACGATTCTAGTCCTGCCATCGGAGCTTCAGGCGCTGTTTCGGGATTAGCCGCCGTTGCGGCTCTGTTATCCCCGTTTTCGATGCGTATTCGAAAACGAAACTATCCGTTTCCGATCTTTGCCCTCGCTTGGCTGATGGTATATTCGGATATCACGAATTTGTTTGCAAGGGATCAGGTAGCTCACTGGGCCCATCTAGGGGGATTCTTATCAGTCGTATTCGCGGCTTATTTTTTGAATAATAAAGAAAGGCAGCAACTGCATACGGGGTTCATATTGAATCTAGTGTTCGTGATTTTGCTTCTGATACTCGGATTTCTCGTGGGAGGAAGATAG
- a CDS encoding alcohol dehydrogenase catalytic domain-containing protein: METVQFSAFDYNRDDTFSLSEYRLEGSENGGWKIFRNQDLYLSLGKGYKLLKTKLCGICSTDLDRRFLPFTLPQIIGHEVLATDPTTGKKFVLEINDTVAARGEEEDSFCKRGLQTHSPSRLVLGIDRLPGGFGKFLLAPVGTLVEVDTLEDREAILLEPFAASLHGVEVSLANSSDKPKRIAVLGPRRLGSLLLAGLELYRRRNNLDYKIVAVLRRRELKDTSFGVGADEVLVFPELSISSRGSFKGERYYKESSASAEEISWDNLLHTFDIVFDTTGAIEGLELSMDLTHKEIHRKTTNGQGSLGISNLTELVVDELSILPLQKGFQNLSWGVNSALETWVFLEAGIRLSNEEQAWIDIAREEGIRFYSGSIQEGESFLQSQEFTGDLRRFDFAILKSASSVDLAIRPGAKEDPSLLRPRGFILIPAESGISESNPFLHWVIRGGVLRSSRCGDFRRTLSFLEQEKGFLKNVSAHLLGEEFSALDLPKAYEEARKPTNIKVIVRHDP, translated from the coding sequence TTGGAAACCGTTCAATTTTCGGCATTTGACTACAATCGAGACGACACTTTTTCGTTATCCGAATATCGTTTGGAAGGAAGCGAGAATGGCGGTTGGAAGATATTCCGCAATCAAGACCTTTATCTTTCTCTCGGGAAAGGATACAAACTTCTTAAGACGAAACTTTGCGGGATATGTTCGACGGATTTAGACCGAAGATTTCTTCCATTCACTCTTCCGCAAATTATAGGTCACGAAGTATTAGCCACCGATCCGACGACGGGAAAGAAATTCGTATTAGAAATTAATGATACGGTAGCGGCAAGGGGAGAAGAGGAAGATTCGTTTTGCAAGCGGGGACTTCAGACTCACAGCCCCTCTCGCCTAGTATTAGGTATCGATCGACTTCCCGGAGGATTCGGGAAATTCCTGCTAGCTCCCGTGGGGACCTTAGTGGAAGTGGACACTCTAGAAGATAGGGAGGCGATCCTGCTGGAACCGTTTGCCGCCTCGCTGCATGGCGTGGAAGTTTCCTTAGCGAATTCATCCGATAAGCCCAAACGAATCGCCGTGCTCGGTCCGAGGCGATTGGGATCGTTGCTGTTGGCAGGACTCGAACTGTATAGACGGCGGAACAATCTAGATTATAAAATCGTTGCCGTTCTTCGCAGAAGGGAACTGAAAGACACCTCGTTCGGTGTTGGTGCGGACGAGGTGCTGGTCTTTCCCGAGCTGAGTATTTCGTCGAGAGGTTCGTTTAAAGGAGAACGTTATTACAAGGAATCTTCCGCAAGTGCGGAAGAAATCTCCTGGGATAATCTACTGCATACTTTCGATATCGTATTCGATACGACCGGGGCGATCGAAGGGCTAGAACTATCCATGGATTTGACTCATAAGGAGATCCATCGCAAGACTACGAACGGACAGGGCTCTCTCGGAATTTCAAATTTAACCGAACTCGTAGTGGATGAACTCTCTATTTTACCGTTACAAAAAGGGTTTCAGAATCTTTCTTGGGGAGTGAATTCCGCTCTCGAGACTTGGGTCTTTTTGGAAGCTGGAATTCGACTCTCTAACGAAGAGCAGGCCTGGATCGATATAGCTCGGGAAGAAGGAATCCGATTCTATTCTGGTTCGATTCAGGAAGGGGAATCTTTTTTGCAGTCCCAAGAATTTACGGGGGATCTTCGTCGATTTGATTTCGCAATTTTGAAATCGGCTTCATCGGTGGATCTGGCGATTAGGCCAGGCGCCAAGGAAGATCCTTCTTTGCTTAGACCGAGAGGTTTTATCCTGATTCCTGCCGAGTCGGGAATATCCGAATCCAATCCGTTTCTTCATTGGGTTATTCGCGGTGGAGTTTTACGGTCTAGCCGATGCGGGGATTTTCGCAGGACTCTTTCTTTTTTAGAGCAAGAGAAGGGTTTTTTGAAAAACGTTTCCGCTCATCTGCTCGGAGAGGAATTCTCCGCTTTGGACCTTCCCAAAGCGTACGAAGAGGCAAGAAAACCGACTAATATAAAAGTGATTGTCAGACACGACCCATAA
- a CDS encoding NUDIX domain-containing protein, producing MNKHGFFQITQKVFLRRGSELLILRDRKSGYGDLPGGRMNEDEFYGDWQESLSRELSEEMGNRCEIKVHPRPIFVHKHRVSDGNHPCVIIAYHAEFMGGQIVLSDEHDYISWVDVKTYDPRGLFFEYMLDAILLYQKEYAPLLPDGKLELGGSIL from the coding sequence TTGAACAAGCACGGTTTTTTCCAAATTACGCAAAAGGTTTTTCTAAGAAGAGGATCGGAACTTCTCATTCTAAGAGACCGGAAATCAGGATACGGCGATTTACCCGGTGGACGAATGAATGAGGACGAGTTCTACGGGGATTGGCAGGAAAGCCTTTCCCGAGAACTGAGCGAAGAAATGGGAAACCGATGTGAGATTAAAGTTCATCCGAGACCGATCTTCGTACACAAGCATCGAGTCAGTGACGGTAATCATCCCTGCGTCATCATTGCCTACCATGCCGAATTTATGGGAGGGCAAATCGTTCTCTCCGACGAGCATGATTATATTTCTTGGGTCGACGTAAAAACGTATGATCCTAGAGGTTTGTTTTTCGAATATATGTTGGATGCGATTTTGTTGTATCAAAAGGAATATGCCCCTCTTTTACCCGACGGAAAATTAGAATTAGGAGGAAGTATCCTATGA